In Pseudovibrio brasiliensis, the following are encoded in one genomic region:
- a CDS encoding helix-turn-helix domain-containing protein, with amino-acid sequence MTPFGAKVRELRAKQNITLKEMAEALSVSSAYMSALEHGKRGTPTWYMVQRIITYFNVIWDEAEELQRLAELSNPKITIDTGGLTPRATELTNMLASKINGLSEESLEHLIHQLRVVSSRDNI; translated from the coding sequence ATGACACCTTTTGGAGCCAAGGTTAGGGAGCTGCGGGCAAAGCAGAACATTACCCTGAAGGAGATGGCGGAGGCCCTTTCGGTTTCCTCAGCCTACATGAGCGCGCTTGAACACGGCAAGCGTGGTACCCCGACCTGGTACATGGTTCAACGCATCATCACCTACTTCAATGTGATCTGGGATGAAGCTGAGGAACTTCAACGGCTTGCGGAACTTTCCAATCCGAAGATCACCATCGATACAGGCGGCCTGACACCTCGGGCGACCGAGCTGACCAACATGCTGGCTTCCAAGATCAACGGTCTTTCCGAGGAATCCCTTGAGCACCTCATTCACCAACTAAGAGTGGTTAGCTCTCGCGACAATATCTAG
- a CDS encoding Smr/MutS family protein has protein sequence MTNGDRTKRAKTKQLTEADKRLWNRVKATLTPWHQERLSDLLEDTTQLSEPDQPLIKAQTAEAPQPELKPQLVSPPKPQAKKSRGYKGKTAPDYTPPTPVVPPIPPLSPLNKKERKKVVRGGKGYIDARIDLHGLTQYQAHQRLTSFIYQSQAMGYSLVLVITGKGLDNSHSPYGDDRGVLRRMVPQWLSLPDMRSCVVGFDQAHVSHGGSGALYVRIRKRKK, from the coding sequence ATGACGAATGGTGATCGCACAAAGCGAGCCAAGACAAAGCAGCTGACGGAAGCAGATAAGCGCTTGTGGAACAGGGTGAAAGCCACTCTGACTCCATGGCATCAAGAGCGCCTTTCCGACCTGCTGGAAGACACAACGCAGCTTTCCGAACCAGATCAACCACTTATCAAAGCACAGACCGCTGAAGCACCTCAGCCGGAGCTGAAACCGCAACTTGTTTCTCCGCCGAAGCCTCAGGCGAAAAAGTCGCGTGGTTACAAAGGGAAGACGGCTCCGGACTACACTCCGCCGACACCAGTTGTGCCACCAATTCCGCCACTTTCACCGCTGAACAAGAAAGAGCGCAAGAAAGTTGTTCGCGGAGGGAAGGGCTATATCGATGCGCGGATCGACCTTCATGGTTTGACCCAATATCAGGCGCACCAACGCTTAACTTCGTTCATCTATCAATCGCAGGCCATGGGCTATTCACTGGTGCTGGTGATCACCGGTAAGGGGCTGGATAACTCGCATAGTCCATACGGCGATGATCGCGGTGTTCTGCGCAGAATGGTGCCGCAGTGGCTTTCTCTTCCTGATATGCGCAGCTGTGTGGTAGGCTTCGACCAAGCTCACGTTTCGCATGGGGGCAGCGGTGCGCTTTACGTTCGCATCCGCAAGCGCAAGAAATAG
- the mltA gene encoding murein transglycosylase A: MRSAKLSGPLDPNEIEGWAADDHSAALSAFVAHCEGSEGRTLPTKAFGISDAKLRAICAKSRKINANDGREAKAFLEQHFTFRRVDDDGFVTGYYMPELEGSLVRTGEYVVPLHGYPKNLKVMPTRGDVMDGALDGMGLEVLWVKDPIDAFFTAVQGSARVRLTNGELRRLAFAGKSGHDYTAIGRVLIERGEITRENMGMDALRAWLSANPSQQKDVFRHNKSYIFFELQSPENAEVAAIGGAGTALTDLRSLAVDDDLHTYGSLIFVSSELRTYDKLGDRFAKLMVAQDTGSAIKGPARGDIYVGSGAEAGAIAGNIRHRAEFYLLVPKE, translated from the coding sequence ATGCGAAGCGCGAAGCTCTCCGGGCCACTTGATCCCAACGAAATCGAAGGATGGGCTGCAGATGATCACTCTGCGGCCCTTTCCGCATTTGTAGCGCATTGCGAGGGAAGCGAGGGCCGAACGCTGCCGACCAAAGCGTTTGGCATTAGCGACGCAAAATTACGCGCTATCTGCGCAAAATCGCGCAAAATCAACGCAAACGACGGACGAGAGGCAAAAGCCTTTCTGGAACAACACTTCACGTTCCGCCGCGTTGATGACGATGGTTTTGTGACCGGCTATTACATGCCGGAGCTGGAAGGCTCGCTTGTTCGCACTGGCGAATATGTTGTCCCCCTTCACGGTTATCCGAAGAACCTGAAAGTGATGCCGACCCGCGGGGATGTTATGGACGGCGCGCTGGATGGAATGGGCCTTGAAGTGCTTTGGGTGAAAGACCCGATAGATGCATTTTTTACAGCTGTTCAGGGATCTGCCCGGGTTCGTCTGACCAATGGCGAGCTGCGCCGCCTAGCGTTTGCTGGCAAGTCCGGCCATGACTACACTGCGATTGGCCGTGTCCTCATTGAGCGGGGCGAAATCACCCGCGAAAACATGGGCATGGATGCACTTCGGGCGTGGTTATCCGCAAATCCATCTCAGCAAAAAGACGTGTTTCGGCACAATAAATCCTACATCTTCTTTGAGTTACAATCTCCTGAAAACGCTGAGGTTGCCGCCATTGGAGGTGCAGGAACAGCGCTTACGGACCTGAGATCACTGGCAGTTGATGATGATCTGCACACATATGGCAGTTTAATTTTTGTCTCTAGTGAGTTAAGGACCTACGACAAATTAGGTGATCGCTTCGCCAAGCTTATGGTTGCCCAAGACACCGGGTCAGCCATCAAAGGCCCGGCGCGCGGTGATATCTATGTTGGAAGTGGTGCAGAGGCAGGTGCAATTGCCGGGAATATCCGTCACCGTGCGGAATTCTATCTCCTTGTTCCAAAAGAATAA
- a CDS encoding Tim44/TimA family putative adaptor protein: MNEIFDVYNIIFLIAAVVIFLRLRSVLGNRTGNERQPFDPYSAQQKQDSQKTQAPENEDNVIPLPGSEHVHQDPERAEREAREQIESEIDKVAKKGTDLNHGLREIWKAEPSFNPKEFVEGARGAYEIILMSFAQGDRRTLKDLLSPEVFTGFSAAIDDRESRNERVESTFVGIDKADIVEAVFNQKDSLAEVTVRFKSQLITATRDSENRIVDGDPTAVSELTDIWTFARVTGVNDPNWKLVATESA, from the coding sequence ATGAACGAAATATTCGACGTCTACAACATCATCTTCCTTATTGCGGCAGTTGTTATTTTCCTGCGGTTACGCTCCGTTTTGGGCAATCGCACCGGTAACGAGCGTCAACCTTTTGACCCGTATTCTGCCCAGCAAAAACAAGACTCTCAAAAAACTCAGGCACCTGAGAATGAGGACAATGTTATTCCTCTTCCAGGCAGTGAACATGTTCACCAGGACCCTGAGCGCGCTGAGCGTGAAGCTCGCGAACAGATTGAGTCCGAGATCGACAAAGTTGCCAAGAAGGGCACTGATCTGAACCACGGCCTGCGCGAAATCTGGAAAGCTGAGCCGTCTTTCAATCCAAAAGAGTTCGTAGAGGGTGCCCGTGGCGCTTACGAAATCATTCTGATGTCGTTTGCTCAGGGTGATCGCCGTACGCTCAAAGACCTGCTTTCTCCTGAGGTATTCACCGGTTTCTCTGCAGCGATTGATGACCGTGAAAGCCGCAATGAGCGTGTTGAGTCCACTTTTGTGGGTATCGACAAGGCTGACATTGTGGAAGCCGTGTTCAACCAAAAAGACAGCCTTGCTGAAGTGACCGTTCGCTTCAAGAGCCAGCTGATCACCGCGACACGGGATTCTGAAAACCGTATCGTGGATGGTGACCCAACAGCGGTGAGCGAGCTGACCGACATCTGGACCTTCGCTCGCGTGACCGGCGTGAACGATCCAAACTGGAAACTGGTTGCAACTGAATCTGCATGA